Genomic segment of Hydra vulgaris chromosome 11, alternate assembly HydraT2T_AEP:
tttcaaaggtgaagaaaaaactaaaacaatgtgGACGAAaatatgatacatttatacaaaaagaaaatcgttggcttcaaaaaattcttatgaacaataaaaatagccaTTTTGGCTCTGGAAGGCCCCATAAACAATGGAGTGTTCTTGGAGAGcgaagcaaaagaaaaaaagaaaagaactaGCCACTGAACATCATGAAGCTCTATTTTTAGCTTCTGCAAAAAGTGCAAATGCtgctggagaaaaaaaaaaagcctccattataaaaaacaatatttctaatGTTATAGAGATAGAAAAAGTTGATGAAACTTTGGATAAAACCTTTCCCATTAATATGAGTGTAGAGGAAGCGCTTGCGTTAAAAATGAACACTGATCTCAGCATTAAACAATACCAAATGATCAAAAACTCAGCTCTTGTACACAATGTGCATATTTATCCTACCTTGCACGATATTTTCGAGGAAAAATTGAAATGCTATCCTGAGAATATACACTTTTCTGAAATTTCTGCAAAGTGTACTCTTCAAAGCATGTTAGACCACACTGTGAGTAGAATAACTGAAATGATTGATATGCCTAATTGTGGTCAAGGTAACAaaatatttggagttttatatggaaagattggttttgatggagcatcaagccaaagtatttataaacagaaatacgAGACAAGCAACACAAGTATAGAACTTAAAAgtgaagaaaatctttttagtaCAGCTTTTGTGCCTCTATTGCTCAAAGTAGAAGATGTAGAAGTTTGGATAAATGGAAATCCTTCAAGTTGTCACTTTTGTAGACCTCTTcatctacaatataaaaaagagagtcCAATTTTATCAAGAGAAAAAGAATcagatctaaaaaatcaaataaatacctTAAAGACGTTTCGCAAAGTTTTTGATATTCCAGGAAGAAAGGTGACCTTTAATATCAACTATAGAATTGATCTTacaatgtttgataataaagtaGTTAACGCACTTACAGAGACAAAATCCACTCAATCCTGCAATGTGTGCAATGCTAAACCCAACGAAATgaacaatattgatttattaaaagcaaaaactgagAATGAGTCTATGTATCAACAtcctttaaaaacctttttttttaatatcaagtaGAGTAATATATCAAGATAATGTGTTTGTCTTGAAAACTCCAAAActttaggaaaaaattttttgtacgCGTATTAATGCGTGCATACGCGCATTATACGCGTTGAAGCTGcgcgtaaaaaaaatttttatcaacaaatttgaaatctttgacccaaaaattattattttggtatataacatttatttacaatttatgtcaaattttatttaatttttgccgttttttgATCATCCTGAGTCACTGTGCGTCGCCTCCAAAAAGGTTATATTTTGATTCATCactaaaaagtatgtttttccACTGGTCTACAGTCCAATTTTGGTGTGCTTTGGCAAACGCAAGTCTTagctttctatttttaaaagaagttagtAGTTTCTTGGCAGGCattcaagaaaacaattttacttcGTTAGCTCTTCGTCGCACAGTGCGATTAGAGATTTATAGTTTAAGTTTTTCGGTTAATTTTGTGGATGACAAAAATGAATCTTTTTAAAGCTCTTTAACAATAACTTGATCTAGTCTTTgcgatgtttttttttttacattcgcCCGGATGGTTTGTTTTATAGCAGTCACGAGATCCAAATGATTTGACAGTTTTGCTTACAGTCGCTTTAgctatattatattttctacaaatttCAGCTTGACGTTTTCcgcttttaaaatctttaataataatattttcacgTAAAACACTTCCTAATTTGTCGTAAGCCATTTTAAGTTACAATTTACGCCATATATCACaagttaaatctatttttagtttaattgaaaaaataattggcCAGACGTTccaaaatctattttattattttatagtgATGTTATGATaaaagtgaaaacaaaaaaatacggTAAATTGAATAAAGACAAtgaaatcttataaaaaatgcttCGTTTTGATTTGTCCACGTTGTTTTGTCCAAGGAAAAATGTAGTTTGTTGAGAAAAatgtgttataaattttttttgtgatttttagtATGATTCaaacgttttaaattttgttaagaacataataaactatttaaaagttaatatgtACAATTATTTTACTAgttctttttagtttttgatcaACTTTTGTTCTAAATTTGAGTTTGTCCACcatgttttgtccgatactgtatattaaatatgttgAACAACATATGCAGAGTTCTTTGGTCAGCTTGCGAACccaattgtattttaattattattttaaataataattaaaatacaattggGTTTGCAACGGAAAATTTTATCGGAAAAAGTGGTTTTAAGCCAAAAAAATAGACCGAAAATCAAATTGAGAAATGTTAACATGGTTTCAAAGTCTGTtaattaacattggtggccatcaaaataaagatattaagaaaatttaatataagCCTCAGCGCAACAACAACTTTCAATTGCCTCAATgattgttttcattaaaaaactgcgcaagaaatctttttcttattttattatcaattattatataaaataataatttttgtttgttttcaataatgaaaacaaacaaaaaagagctgaatattTTAGAAACATCAATGAGCATATCACAAATGGTCAGCAGATATtttgatgaaacaaattttaacctttttttgttGAAGAATTCAAGGTCAAGGTGGATATGTTTTACCAGTGAGTTACACCCAGAAATCGTTTAGAGGATTTAGTCGTCATAGCAGATAATGCTCCTTGACTTGTTCATTTGGAAAGAGTGTTTGAAAATTTACCAGCTTAGTTGTTACGTTTGCAACCTTACAGTTCAATGTTAAACCTGGTGGAAACATTctgttctaaataaaattaaaaataacggTAAATATGTAAATCGCGTTCCAGTATTAGGTGCTGGGATTGTGGAACATCGAATGCAATATTTAGAAAGTATTGTTACcgctacaaaaaaatataataatgagaGGTAATTGTGCACGTGCTGTGCACAGGGTTTATATGGTCAGGGAAAGTCAGAGGCAAAAGTGTCTTTTTTAACTGGGTCAGGGAAAGTTAGGGAATTCACTTAGTGGTCAGGGAAAACAATTGGTTGTTTTCTTAGTCAGggaacaataaaatatttcaaattcaaaattttttttatactaaaatatttaacttagtaattttaaatataaattattttatggactgtttaatactttttatttttgaattttttttttataaagtttaataatttactaACTAATGTTCGTCAAAGTTTTTTgtcaaccattttaaaatcagtattttaaatgataagttCTAAATTATTACCTCTTACTTCCTATTTTACCccctatttttaatatttatctcaatttataagttatattatGAATCTTTTGCAGTCTTCTatcttagaaaatataaaacagatgATTCAATGTTGCCTTTTCTGGGCAAGAATCTGGAGATACTGCATCCCTTATGCAGTTGGTTGTTAAAACTGATATTCTCCTTAAATTCGGCTCTGTTGTTGACTTGCTAGAGCTTAATCTTACTGATGAAAGTATTTATcttaagataaattatatgtattttggATTTTAAACTGAAGAAGAACTAGGGTATTTATTacgtaaatataaagtaaaatctgtagatttttttatctttacgtacaaaatttaaatagaaagcTTCAATTATGGTAATTGTTATATTAGAGAAAGTgactcaaaaaagtttattacatCATGGCGTGGTAAGAAATGCAAACGTATTTGATTCAAGTTTAATATCCTTTATACAACCGGTCAAATTCTGAAGCAAGATGAAACACCTCTAAACTCATCTactattgtttatataattttttgcgACTCTAGCAGAGAGAGTTTTTCCACATTCAGTTCTGTTGGGAGTGTTATCTCAAGATTTAGAAAAGACAGCGAGATCACTAGATTAGATAAATTATTTGTTCATAAATCTTCTACCAATATACCAAAGGAGTTGAAATCTTTTCTAACATAGGTTCTAGTTACAAGTCATGGTCAACCATGTGTAGAGAGACGATTTAATGTTAATAAGATAGTAtccaaagtttatttaaaaaaaagatagataataTCAAGAAAGATGATAATAGACTATCATCAACAATAGAACTAACAGTTAAGTTTATAAAGTCTTATAAGATATCAGCTAGACCTTGAACAAGAGAGAAAGCAAAATAAACGCAATTATCAGTTAAAAATTGTAACCAGAGAAATCAGTGATGTAGTAAAgagaaaattttcttattagATTCCTGCAATAATTTAGAATTGAGTTTGGTGAAGATGATATTGgaataataattaaaggaaatgGTTTTCAAAGGAAGATTTAATAATAGAAAGAAAATAAtgtgaaatttcttttttttaaatttctttattctaGCTATTCTTcttctttacaaaaacatttttttttacttaatctttataaaatagcaaaaagatACTTGATAATAACAACTCTTGCTTGTGAAACTTTgagaaaactcataaaaaagagtattttttcaaatagtttaatatGATCGAAtcgtgtaaataaataaaagcctTTAATTAAAGAACATATGATCAGTATATATACTCTTTTATTACATATGTGAGTGTCAATGCTTCTCTACgtgagtattttattttctatatgcGAGTGTCAAtgtaactcaatttttttctggaaacaatttataattattactatatatagttaatgaGTTAGGGTAAAagagtagtttttttttaatgagtcaTGGGAAACAAGTGggtttttaggaaaaaaaagtcAGGGAAATTACTTATGTTTTTGAGTTAATTCAGGGAAATCTTTTATTGAGAACCTGTATAAACCCTGTGTGCAACCGCACATTAcgcaacaattttaaaaatggaagaCGTTCAAGTTGCTGTTAAATTTAACATGGCGGTGATTTTTAAtgacattgtttaaatttaatttaaatctcacattttttgtaaataaattatttatgttttatttattatttatctgaATTCTCAATCAAATTTCTCTCATTGACATCCGTTTAGATTTTTTACCACCATATTGCCAAAATCTATTTCATGACTTTTTTATCTTATTGGAATTCATTcttatttattgaaaacttaCACATTTAGCCAGCTTGCTCCAGCATTTGACCAGAGGCGGATCTAGCCTTAAATTACAAAATGAATTACATCTTacttttcttaattacaactctcatgttctcaattacatcttaaagtatgtaatatttgtataaatgtttaaaatttgtcaAGATGGCtgatgtaaaatttttacatgaatattttttgtatactataaatcaattttatcaacTGTTCATAGAATAAAGGTTAGTTGTTTTACTATCATCAATAATTCATAGTATAAATAACTGTTATTTTTAGGCAGTTGTGTATGGTGATGGATCAATTGAAGTTCATCGCTTATCAAGACAAATTTCAAATATGTCAGCCGAAGATTTCGATAAAACAGAAGAATACTTAGCGCAATTTACAGCAGgcctataaataaatttttactcataaatttaaaatattttttatcataggTGTAATATATTGTTATGAATTCATAGATGTAATATATATGCTACAATAAATTTGTGTgtagaatttattatttttattgcgtATGGAAATTTCATACtattagttttagattttttttattattttgtttattactaaaattttaatcagTAAATAATTTGGATgcgttataaaaataacttattgcGCGTAATCTCGCGTGTATATTagttttagttctttttttttttttttttacttattgttataatttcttgtttttcaggattatatgtttaatatacgcaaaacttgttgttgttgttgagaACTTGTTGATAAATGCTTCAGAGAACTAATAGTTTATTTCCATTTTAAAGATCAAATTCTTGAGagaattaaaatgataaatgctTCAGAGACTAGACTTAAATGATAAATTCTTGAGAGAATTGGTTAAAAGTTTCCACTTCAAAGATGTATAACATCAAACGTGTCTATCTTCTATTAAAAAACCATTGAATTTTTTGAACCGAGCACTAAAAGAAACTGGTTACCATTGAAATAAGAAAGTCACAGAGAAGTTTTTCAAGTATTTATATGAAAtctattgagaaaaaaattgaaacgatataaaaaaacaaaatatctttaaaaaactcataaaatgCGAGAATGCTATGTGTttggaataaataaaatttgttcttgATTGATATCACTAACAAGTCATTGAACTCAGTagtaaagataataaattatatgttgttgttttatataactttcgcatacaaaataaacaattttccaATTAGCAGCTCATTTGCGTCAGAAGATAGTCATTTGGATTTAAATAAGTGTAAATCATTTTAAGTTATCGAGAAAGAATGCTTACATCCGAATAAGTTTAGcattatgttatataaatatttttaaaagtttatattaaaaagacagtattaaaaatatagcgATAAATATGGCAAAAATATAGCGAGTAACTCAAGCCAAACATATGGCGATAAACAAGGgggaaaaaacaaatataaaatagtacgtgaaaaatttttttgcatgcaGTTTTAATGGtgtagtagtaaaaaaaaattgcaaattgaTTTAAATGCAAATCAGATTTTACAATACCACAACattttgtgtgtatataaatattacccACAAGTCCTGGTTTCAAACATTGAAATAGTTAATCTAATATTATGCAAAtcttgaatatataaatatttatatatatgcatacgtAAGTGTAAAtactacttttgttttaaagaatgCTTAATAGATAAACTAGGGTTATATAGTGTATTTGTTACTGTTCCCTCAGTACCAGGAAATAACTAattgctaatatttataatagaacattgctactcaaatttttatgttaccacaatcatcaggcaagcagtaaaacttttattttttaacagtatgTTTTGTAGAAGATATGGttaatatttgtgttttaaatCGTTTAGGGTCGGAAATTGTTTAGTGGTTAAACTTAatgttgttataattttttattagttttttttctgttaataattattaaatagtttgatattttaatggttttatattgaaattaactttgttgaaaaaatgtttaaaactttttttacaacattttatttaacttgctTTCTTGTcggtttgtttatatatatatatatatatatatatatatatatatatatatatatatatatatatatatatatatatatatacatatatatatatatatatatatatatatatatatatatatatatatatatatatatatatatatatgtaaaaagaGGCAAAGCCATGGGTGTatgttaatgtttataatatatacttagatattttttgtttcatttgtaTTCACATTCTTGTTTGTATATACATTcttgtttacatatatttaaatgtgtGTTTGTctgtatgcatatataaaacaattaactttgtattttgtataaatagaaCAATATGGTTAAAGATAATCTCTATGTTTTGTCAATCAGACGTTTAGGATCATTTGAAGCTCAAAGCAGCAaagaattatttacaaaatgggGTCTTATTTCTATGGCTTATCACGTTTTTGATTACTCAGAGTTTATAGATCTTTCAAATCCCAAAGAATTtgtgcaacatttttttaaatttctcaacAGTAACACGTTGTTGAATAATgttgatctttttaaattaaaagatattagtGTTGTTAAGCTGAGAGCTACTGCTATGAGTATCTCTTTTTTTGATCGCTTGGAAACTTCAGGTCTTGTGCATAAAAGTGGGTACATCACAAAGTGTTATGATGAAATGATTAATGATATACTAATATCAGATGAATTACGTAAAATGATTTTATCGAAAGAATCAGGCTACGGAAATCTTTTCTGCAACGATGAACGTTTAGAAtttattttccatatttttaagTGCCTTGTTATCGGAGGAAACTGCTGTCAGTTTGAAGACAGCGTGAAGTCATATATagatttaacaaaagttatttacaaGGACCTAATGAGCGTTCGAAAAAATCTGTCTACTCAAAGTATATcaataaaatctattatttttatgatcGTTTGGCCGACAATGAAAGAAAATGACTTTTGTTACATTATTTTAGATGAAGAGAAAAGGCAACTTATTTTGTGgtactttttaaacaattgaattttatgtaattattatatatcattttttttaaattacttttgagTAAGCAGAGCACATTCAACGGTTCATTGCCTAAAAGACTTCTTATTTGTGTTGCAAAATGCCCATCCGCAGAAAAAGCACGTTCAAAATCTACGATTCATTGTCATCTCTGGcccaaaccctaaccctgtCCCAAATCATGTGCGTTTAATCgcgccaatccctatttgtcaatcgatgtatgtacatttatttgcgccaatccctatttgtcagtcgatttaTGCGCATTCAAAAAGCaaaatcttaaattaa
This window contains:
- the LOC100209495 gene encoding cilia- and flagella-associated protein 300, with product MVKDNLYVLSIRRLGSFEAQSSKELFTKWGLISMAYHVFDYSEFIDLSNPKEFVQHFFKFLNSNTLLNNVDLFKLKDISVVKLRATAMSISFFDRLETSGLVHKSGYITKCYDEMINDILISDELRKMILSKESGYGNLFCNDERLEFIFHIFKCLVIGGNCCQFEDSVKSYIDLTKVIYKDLMSVRKNLSTQSISIKSIIFMIVWPTMKENDFCYIILDEEKRQLILWYFLNN